A genome region from Maridesulfovibrio salexigens DSM 2638 includes the following:
- a CDS encoding methyl-accepting chemotaxis protein: MFRSISTRISYIVAAVVIASSIVTLVFTSSTLEEDMAHFQGRTARNTIRVGMLYLQEGHQALDRYRKHAFQDRKQAVKDAMTLFLAQVGSFYELYKAGELTEKEAKEAAFKLARNTRYFNNDYFFIYTDKLKALAHPDRSLEGRDLSKGVDKNGYAYGPDMIRKATREGGGFVNLLWTRLGENDPISKLLYVKGFPKWGWIIGTGAYVDDIEGAVENQKQDLIRDMRKGFSQIRLAETGRLFIFDNNKNVLVPPLGAGPDFAKTLNLNTGNSLMHDLKEVGKLGDWRLDYKVRRQDGEIVERQSYVRYFAPLGWYVASTVPKQEIFAPVEELIIKQGAISFIILLLTIGVIYYVIRRICLPIRSVSKVAHHVSKGDLREAKKVFAMATDKGHLKKVVDSFETGKEKRFDEVDHLVKSIHTMLLTLNSLVSQVQRSGDQVTGSALKLGTAINQLEAAVENQAAATQELGSSSREISATSQELARTMNESTTVAVSTGELAAQGVRDLGEMGVTMDAMRDASGGIFSKLSVINSKAANISSVVTSISKISEQINLLSLNAAIEAEKAGEFGQGFSVVAREIRKLADQTAMSTLDIEKIVAEMLSAVSAGVMEMDKFRKQVENGVSNVAVLGDGITGVVNQVQTLTPRFESVNEGMQNQSEGAEQISKAMIQLSETSIQTKDALTEFVSITEQLSNSVASLEEEVAAFKVEKD, encoded by the coding sequence ATGTTCCGGTCAATCAGCACTAGAATCTCATATATAGTTGCAGCCGTTGTCATTGCTTCATCTATTGTTACGCTTGTATTTACGAGTTCAACTCTCGAAGAAGATATGGCTCATTTTCAAGGGCGGACAGCCCGGAACACTATCAGGGTCGGGATGCTTTATCTTCAGGAAGGTCATCAGGCCCTTGACCGCTACCGCAAACATGCATTTCAAGACCGCAAGCAGGCAGTAAAGGATGCGATGACTCTTTTTCTTGCTCAGGTCGGCAGTTTTTACGAACTCTACAAGGCCGGTGAGCTGACCGAAAAGGAAGCAAAGGAAGCGGCTTTCAAACTCGCGCGTAATACAAGATATTTTAATAATGATTATTTTTTCATTTATACTGATAAGTTAAAAGCTCTTGCCCACCCGGATCGTTCTCTTGAAGGTCGTGATTTATCAAAGGGTGTTGATAAGAATGGATATGCATATGGTCCTGATATGATACGCAAGGCTACTCGCGAAGGCGGTGGGTTTGTTAATTTGCTGTGGACCAGATTGGGAGAGAATGATCCGATCTCAAAGCTTTTATACGTAAAAGGTTTTCCAAAATGGGGGTGGATTATCGGTACCGGAGCCTACGTGGATGATATTGAAGGCGCGGTAGAAAACCAGAAACAGGACCTCATTCGTGATATGCGTAAGGGGTTTTCACAAATCAGGCTGGCAGAAACAGGACGTCTTTTTATTTTCGATAACAATAAGAATGTACTTGTTCCTCCTTTAGGTGCCGGGCCTGATTTCGCAAAAACTTTGAATTTGAATACCGGCAATTCCCTGATGCATGACCTTAAGGAAGTAGGAAAACTTGGGGATTGGCGGCTTGATTATAAGGTGCGCCGTCAGGATGGTGAAATTGTCGAGCGCCAATCTTATGTCCGTTATTTTGCCCCCTTGGGCTGGTACGTGGCTTCAACTGTGCCCAAGCAGGAGATATTTGCACCTGTAGAGGAGCTGATCATAAAGCAGGGCGCAATCAGCTTTATCATTCTGTTGCTGACCATCGGTGTGATTTATTATGTGATCCGCAGAATTTGCCTGCCTATCCGCAGTGTCTCAAAGGTCGCCCATCATGTTTCCAAAGGGGATCTGCGTGAGGCCAAGAAAGTTTTTGCTATGGCCACTGATAAGGGGCATCTGAAAAAAGTCGTGGATTCTTTCGAGACTGGAAAAGAAAAGCGTTTTGATGAGGTGGATCACCTTGTTAAATCTATTCACACCATGTTGCTTACCTTGAACTCACTGGTCAGTCAGGTGCAGAGGTCTGGGGATCAGGTTACCGGATCGGCTCTAAAGCTCGGCACTGCCATCAATCAGCTTGAAGCAGCTGTTGAGAATCAGGCTGCTGCGACTCAGGAATTGGGGAGCTCATCCCGTGAAATTTCCGCTACATCGCAAGAACTGGCCCGGACTATGAACGAGTCCACTACTGTTGCTGTTTCTACCGGCGAATTGGCGGCGCAGGGTGTTCGTGACCTTGGTGAGATGGGCGTGACAATGGATGCCATGCGAGATGCTTCCGGCGGTATTTTTTCCAAACTTTCAGTGATTAATTCCAAAGCAGCCAACATCAGTTCAGTGGTGACTTCTATTTCAAAGATTTCAGAGCAGATCAATCTGCTGTCTTTAAATGCCGCAATCGAAGCTGAGAAGGCCGGGGAATTCGGCCAAGGCTTTTCAGTTGTAGCGCGTGAAATTCGTAAGCTTGCCGACCAGACAGCCATGTCTACTCTTGATATCGAAAAGATTGTGGCTGAGATGCTTTCAGCTGTTTCTGCCGGAGTTATGGAAATGGATAAGTTCCGCAAGCAGGTTGAGAACGGGGTCAGCAATGTAGCAGTGCTTGGCGATGGAATTACCGGGGTGGTAAATCAGGTCCAGACTCTGACACCGCGTTTCGAATCTGTAAACGAAGGTATGCAGAATCAGAGCGAGGGGGCCGAGCAAATCAGCAAAGCCATGATTCAGCTTAGCGAGACATCCATTCAGACCAAAGACGCTCTGACTGAGTTCGTTTCAATTACCGAGCAGCTTTCAAATTCCGTTGCCAGCCTTGAAGAGGAAGTGGCAGCATTCAAGGTAGAGAAGGATTAA
- the lpxC gene encoding UDP-3-O-acyl-N-acetylglucosamine deacetylase yields the protein MLQTTIQNTVRCKGIGLHSGKQVEIVLRPAVADTGILFSVHTGSGSSFITPNPNLVVATGLATTIGNGQDSVSTVEHLFAAVRGMGVDNIHVEVRGNELPIMDGSAGPFVYLLRQAGVRELSKPRKVLAVTKSINFEQDGKYVRAFPHDGFAVDYTIDFEHPQIGKQTLSLEITPDVFMDELAKARTFGFLKEVEYLHANGLALGGSLDNAVVLDDYGILNDGGLRFADEFVRHKMLDFIGDMAVLEAPLQGRFEVYASGHALNNAFLRYVHENAVDYLEERVLEPAAGKVEEKVFTPVTPEAVPAPA from the coding sequence ATGCTACAAACAACTATTCAGAATACAGTAAGATGCAAGGGTATCGGCCTTCACAGCGGTAAGCAGGTGGAAATCGTACTCAGGCCTGCTGTAGCAGATACCGGTATTCTTTTTTCAGTTCACACCGGTTCCGGAAGCTCTTTTATCACTCCCAATCCTAATCTGGTTGTAGCCACCGGACTTGCCACTACCATTGGTAACGGGCAGGATTCTGTTTCCACTGTCGAACATCTTTTCGCTGCTGTTCGTGGTATGGGTGTCGATAACATTCACGTTGAAGTAAGAGGTAACGAGCTGCCCATTATGGATGGCAGCGCCGGACCTTTTGTATATCTGCTCCGTCAGGCCGGAGTGCGCGAACTTTCCAAGCCGCGTAAGGTGCTGGCAGTGACCAAATCCATTAATTTCGAGCAGGACGGCAAGTACGTCAGGGCCTTTCCTCATGACGGCTTTGCTGTTGATTATACTATTGATTTTGAGCACCCTCAGATCGGTAAACAGACTCTCTCTCTTGAAATTACTCCTGATGTTTTCATGGACGAATTGGCAAAAGCCAGAACTTTCGGTTTCCTGAAAGAAGTTGAATATCTGCATGCCAACGGTCTTGCTCTCGGTGGTTCTCTTGATAACGCAGTAGTTCTTGATGACTACGGTATCCTGAATGACGGCGGACTTCGCTTTGCTGATGAGTTTGTAAGGCATAAAATGCTCGATTTCATCGGCGATATGGCTGTTCTGGAAGCTCCCTTACAGGGCCGCTTTGAAGTATATGCTTCCGGTCATGCTCTGAACAATGCTTTCCTGCGTTATGTTCATGAGAACGCAGTGGATTACCTGGAAGAGCGTGTCCTTGAACCCGCTGCCGGGAAAGTTGAAGAAAAAGTTTTCACTCCTGTTACCCCCGAAGCTGTCCCTGCACCTGCATAG
- the prmC gene encoding peptide chain release factor N(5)-glutamine methyltransferase, translating to MADQKLKEVLARATAQLNDAGVDSPALSAQLFAEKVFDLNRVQLIMELESSVDTEKAAEFDALVKRRASGEPAAYILGVKEFFGFDFKVGPGVLIPRPETEEIVEKVQQLFSTEDEFLFADFGTGSGILAVTVAKLFPKARGIALDLSPAALAIAQDNARLHGVSERVLFVRADFNEPLLADAKFDLILANPPYLCEAELDEISYEVAEFEPVSALVSGPDGDEDIKGSAPRIASALKQGGTVFMEIGYLQGKVAHSIFDSCSEFSGCVEVQKDLSEHDRVVVAKKR from the coding sequence TTGGCTGATCAAAAATTAAAAGAAGTTCTTGCTAGGGCGACTGCGCAGCTCAATGATGCCGGCGTTGATTCTCCTGCCTTATCTGCGCAGCTGTTTGCGGAAAAGGTTTTTGATCTGAACCGAGTGCAATTGATCATGGAGCTGGAAAGCTCTGTGGATACGGAAAAAGCCGCTGAATTTGATGCGCTTGTAAAGCGCAGGGCTTCCGGTGAACCTGCTGCATATATTCTCGGTGTGAAAGAGTTTTTCGGCTTTGATTTTAAGGTCGGTCCCGGCGTGCTTATTCCGCGTCCTGAGACTGAGGAGATTGTCGAGAAGGTTCAGCAGCTTTTCAGTACGGAAGATGAATTCCTGTTTGCTGATTTCGGCACCGGATCTGGAATTCTGGCTGTAACTGTGGCGAAGCTCTTTCCGAAGGCTCGAGGAATTGCACTCGATCTTAGTCCTGCGGCTTTGGCGATTGCGCAGGATAACGCTCGTCTGCATGGTGTGTCAGAGCGGGTGCTTTTTGTCAGGGCTGATTTTAATGAGCCTTTGCTGGCTGATGCTAAGTTTGACTTGATCTTAGCCAATCCGCCTTATCTGTGTGAAGCGGAACTGGATGAGATCAGCTATGAAGTTGCGGAGTTTGAACCTGTTTCCGCTCTGGTCAGCGGTCCTGACGGCGATGAAGATATCAAGGGTAGTGCTCCGCGTATCGCTAGTGCTCTTAAGCAGGGTGGTACGGTGTTTATGGAGATCGGATATCTTCAGGGTAAGGTTGCTCACAGTATTTTTGACTCCTGTTCGGAGTTTTCCGGTTGTGTAGAGGTTCAAAAAGACCTTTCTGAGCATGACCGGGTCGTTGTGGCAAAAAAGAGATAG
- the prfA gene encoding peptide chain release factor 1, which yields MFAKLEDIERSFMDLEQELADPEVYNNQERYRKVTMAHAELGDVVAAFREYKQLSADLEDNKEMAKDSDPEIREMAEMEIAEIKDRLPKLEEELKLLLLPKDPMDGKNIILEIRAGTGGEEAALFAADLFRMYSRFAESNGWKVEVMNSNPTGTGGFKEIIAAISGSRIYSMMKYESGTHRVQRVPATETQGRIHTSAATVAIMPEAEEVDVQVRNEDLRIDVFRASGPGGQSVNTTDSAIRITHLPTGLVVICQDEKSQHKNKAKAMKVLCSRLLQAEQDKQHAEMAEQRRAQVGSGDRSERIRTYNFPQGRVTDHRINLTLYKLDAVIEGDMQELVESLISHYQSEALKQQAQDG from the coding sequence ATGTTTGCCAAATTGGAAGATATTGAACGTTCTTTCATGGATCTGGAGCAGGAGCTTGCAGACCCGGAAGTTTATAATAATCAGGAGCGCTATCGCAAAGTAACCATGGCTCATGCTGAGCTGGGTGATGTTGTGGCAGCATTCCGCGAGTACAAGCAGCTTTCAGCCGACCTTGAAGATAACAAGGAAATGGCCAAGGATTCCGATCCCGAAATCCGTGAAATGGCCGAGATGGAAATTGCTGAAATCAAGGACCGTCTGCCCAAGCTGGAAGAAGAACTCAAGCTTCTCCTGCTGCCCAAGGACCCCATGGATGGCAAGAACATCATTCTTGAAATCCGTGCCGGTACCGGTGGTGAAGAAGCAGCCCTTTTTGCTGCCGACCTTTTCCGCATGTATTCCAGATTTGCTGAATCCAATGGCTGGAAAGTTGAAGTCATGAACTCCAACCCCACCGGAACAGGCGGTTTCAAGGAAATCATCGCAGCTATCAGCGGCAGCCGTATTTACTCCATGATGAAGTACGAGTCCGGCACTCACCGTGTTCAGCGTGTGCCTGCAACCGAAACTCAGGGCCGCATTCACACTTCTGCAGCTACTGTAGCAATTATGCCTGAAGCTGAGGAAGTTGACGTTCAGGTGCGCAATGAAGATCTGCGTATCGACGTTTTCCGCGCATCCGGTCCCGGCGGTCAGTCAGTTAACACCACTGACTCCGCTATCCGCATTACCCACCTTCCCACCGGTCTGGTTGTTATCTGTCAGGACGAAAAGTCCCAGCATAAGAACAAGGCCAAGGCTATGAAGGTTCTCTGTTCCCGCCTTTTGCAGGCAGAACAGGATAAGCAGCATGCGGAAATGGCTGAGCAGCGTCGTGCACAGGTTGGTTCCGGTGACCGTTCCGAACGTATCCGTACTTACAACTTTCCGCAGGGTAGGGTGACCGATCACCGTATCAACCTGACCCTGTACAAGCTGGATGCTGTAATTGAAGGGGATATGCAAGAGCTCGTTGAATCCCTCATCAGTCATTACCAGTCTGAAGCCCTGAAGCAGCAGGCTCAGGACGGTTAG
- a CDS encoding DUF1385 domain-containing protein, with protein sequence MSAAKTVGGQAVIEGVMMRAKDNLAIAVRRPDGEITVELRPWFSMTPAFMKKPFLRGFPIFMETMVNGVKALNYSATQALDEEEDGELTTFHLVLTMVIALGAALGLFVVLPHFFSVAMKWWGVSGDVDSLSFHIWDGFFKMLMFIGYIVSISFVPDIKRVFEYHGAEHKAIWAYEAGGNLEVCDIKKFSRLHPRCGTAFLLFVLVVSILLFTVLVPLIVAIWAPQGFVLKHLYIVGIKLLLMAPVSAVAYEMIKVSSKHEDKALCKAACLPGMGMQLLTTREPDEEQIEVALAALNTAVAADADGGNS encoded by the coding sequence ATGTCCGCTGCCAAAACCGTTGGCGGACAGGCTGTTATCGAAGGCGTTATGATGCGCGCAAAGGACAACCTCGCCATCGCTGTCCGTCGTCCTGACGGCGAAATTACTGTTGAACTTCGTCCCTGGTTCTCAATGACACCCGCGTTTATGAAAAAACCTTTTCTGCGCGGTTTTCCTATTTTTATGGAGACCATGGTTAACGGAGTTAAAGCTTTGAACTATTCCGCAACTCAGGCTCTTGATGAAGAGGAAGATGGTGAATTGACCACCTTTCATCTCGTGCTGACCATGGTTATCGCTCTTGGAGCTGCACTGGGCCTTTTTGTTGTGTTGCCGCACTTTTTTTCCGTAGCCATGAAATGGTGGGGCGTTTCCGGCGATGTGGACTCCCTGAGTTTCCATATCTGGGACGGTTTTTTTAAAATGCTCATGTTCATAGGCTACATTGTTTCCATTTCATTTGTCCCGGATATTAAGCGCGTTTTTGAATATCACGGCGCTGAGCACAAGGCTATCTGGGCTTACGAAGCTGGGGGCAATCTCGAAGTTTGCGATATTAAGAAATTCAGCAGACTCCATCCCCGTTGCGGTACAGCATTTCTGCTTTTCGTACTGGTGGTGAGTATTCTGCTTTTTACCGTGCTGGTCCCCCTGATCGTAGCTATCTGGGCACCGCAAGGGTTTGTGCTTAAACATTTATATATAGTCGGTATCAAGCTGCTGCTGATGGCTCCTGTTAGTGCGGTCGCCTATGAGATGATCAAGGTGTCTTCCAAGCATGAGGACAAAGCCCTGTGCAAGGCTGCCTGCCTGCCGGGGATGGGAATGCAGCTGCTGACTACCCGTGAGCCGGACGAAGAGCAGATTGAAGTTGCTCTCGCAGCGCTCAATACGGCGGTTGCTGCCGATGCTGATGGAGGAAACAGCTGA
- the rpmE gene encoding 50S ribosomal protein L31 has translation MKKDIHPKLHKATVRCHCGYESELYSTIGEEVSTEICSNCHPFYTGKQRFVDTAGRIDRFKKKFANFDAASKVKGN, from the coding sequence ATGAAAAAAGATATCCATCCTAAACTTCATAAGGCAACTGTACGCTGCCACTGCGGTTACGAGTCCGAACTCTACTCCACCATTGGTGAAGAGGTGAGCACTGAAATTTGTTCCAACTGCCACCCTTTCTACACTGGTAAGCAGCGTTTTGTTGATACCGCTGGTCGTATTGACCGCTTCAAGAAGAAGTTTGCTAACTTCGACGCAGCAAGCAAAGTTAAGGGCAACTAG
- a CDS encoding TusE/DsrC/DsvC family sulfur relay protein — protein MAIVEFQGKSFDVDEDGFLLKFEDWCPEWVDFCKESEGIKELNEEHQKVIDFLQDYYKKNGIAPMVRILSKVTGFKLKHIYELFPSGPGKGACKMAGLPKPTGCV, from the coding sequence ATGGCTATCGTAGAATTCCAGGGCAAAAGCTTTGACGTTGATGAAGACGGTTTCCTCCTGAAGTTTGAAGACTGGTGCCCTGAGTGGGTTGACTTCTGCAAAGAGTCCGAAGGCATCAAAGAACTCAACGAAGAACACCAGAAAGTTATCGACTTCCTGCAGGACTACTACAAGAAGAACGGTATCGCTCCCATGGTGCGTATCCTTTCTAAAGTAACTGGTTTCAAACTGAAGCACATCTACGAACTGTTCCCCTCCGGACCCGGTAAGGGAGCTTGTAAGATGGCTGGTCTGCCCAAGCCTACCGGCTGCGTTTAG
- a CDS encoding YcaO-like family protein: MLELKSCPKIYSKDQDKAVSPEETVSRVKALLDEKCNGVLKCTRKVDTGRLGIPVFISECGDTAREVMPTRKQMGKGASVIQAEASALMELVERFSFFSFWSKSDNFTLATYSEAEELWPGKVISIEKILQSVGEEMDPGKARVILDLVRWHFHPALNVHTGEEEYVPLDWFKILNEFNGSSAGNTPEESVLQGGSELVERHVCAVIDRERPEVPVIDPASCEDAVLSNLCKCFDDNGIKYIINDFSFGMPLPTVAVTAWDPSTFPGMSEIVFTAGTSASPCKAAIRAFTEVAQLAGDFETGRVYEASGLPKFTEIEQTGWLGAGECVKMKSLPSVESDDIYDELKQFAAQLEEKGYTLYTVDTTHPELGVPANYNFVPGFQFRERTPHASLGLFVGRILSEKVALDIAGDGLDVISDIYDEPYFIPFFEGMLALRGGDTSRAVDMFSIAVDMQPADEEKALSAFYTAYALSLEERWPETIPYLDRAIELDDEAKEYFNLRGVAKFKAKDYALAAVDFKAALALDSGSASDLANLGLCHKFMGEDDEAIEYLSTALELDPSLEYAQPHLQELLDK; encoded by the coding sequence ATGCTGGAACTTAAATCTTGCCCCAAAATTTACTCCAAGGATCAGGACAAGGCTGTCAGCCCCGAAGAAACTGTATCACGGGTTAAAGCCCTGCTGGATGAGAAATGTAACGGCGTTCTCAAGTGCACCCGCAAGGTCGATACCGGACGTCTTGGTATTCCTGTTTTTATCAGTGAATGCGGTGATACTGCCCGTGAAGTTATGCCTACCCGCAAACAGATGGGTAAGGGGGCTTCTGTTATTCAGGCTGAAGCTTCCGCACTCATGGAGCTTGTAGAGCGGTTTAGCTTTTTCAGCTTTTGGTCCAAGTCCGATAATTTTACTCTTGCGACTTACAGTGAAGCTGAGGAGCTCTGGCCCGGTAAGGTTATTTCCATTGAGAAGATCCTGCAGTCTGTAGGCGAAGAAATGGACCCCGGTAAAGCTAGGGTTATCCTTGATCTGGTGCGCTGGCATTTTCATCCCGCTCTAAACGTTCACACCGGTGAAGAGGAATATGTACCTCTGGACTGGTTTAAGATTCTTAATGAATTCAATGGTTCTTCTGCTGGTAATACTCCCGAGGAGTCTGTATTGCAGGGTGGCAGTGAACTGGTAGAGCGGCACGTTTGCGCTGTGATCGATCGTGAGCGCCCTGAAGTTCCGGTTATTGATCCGGCTTCCTGCGAAGATGCAGTGCTGTCCAATCTCTGCAAGTGCTTTGATGACAACGGCATCAAGTACATCATCAATGACTTTTCTTTTGGTATGCCTCTGCCCACGGTTGCGGTCACTGCATGGGATCCTTCCACTTTTCCGGGCATGAGTGAGATCGTATTTACCGCCGGAACATCCGCTTCTCCCTGCAAGGCTGCAATTCGTGCATTTACTGAAGTTGCGCAGCTTGCCGGGGACTTCGAGACCGGCAGAGTTTATGAAGCTTCCGGACTGCCTAAGTTTACCGAGATTGAGCAGACCGGATGGCTTGGTGCTGGCGAATGCGTGAAGATGAAATCCCTGCCGTCTGTCGAAAGTGATGACATCTATGATGAGTTGAAGCAGTTTGCTGCTCAGCTGGAAGAGAAGGGCTATACCTTGTACACAGTGGACACCACCCATCCTGAACTGGGCGTGCCCGCAAACTACAACTTTGTGCCCGGATTCCAGTTCCGCGAACGTACTCCGCATGCCAGTCTCGGACTTTTCGTCGGCCGCATCCTTTCCGAAAAGGTTGCTCTTGATATTGCCGGCGACGGTCTGGATGTAATTTCTGATATTTATGATGAGCCGTATTTTATTCCTTTCTTCGAAGGTATGCTGGCACTGCGTGGTGGTGATACTTCCAGAGCAGTGGATATGTTCAGCATTGCGGTTGATATGCAGCCCGCAGATGAAGAGAAGGCTCTTTCAGCATTTTATACCGCTTACGCACTTTCTCTTGAGGAGCGTTGGCCGGAAACAATTCCTTATCTTGATCGTGCTATCGAGCTTGATGACGAGGCCAAGGAATACTTCAACCTGCGTGGTGTAGCAAAATTCAAGGCCAAAGATTATGCGTTGGCTGCTGTTGATTTTAAAGCGGCGCTGGCGTTGGACAGCGGGTCTGCTTCAGACCTTGCAAACCTTGGATTATGTCATAAGTTTATGGGCGAAGATGACGAAGCCATCGAGTACCTGAGTACCGCGCTTGAACTCGACCCTTCTCTTGAGTATGCGCAGCCGCATCTTCAGGAATTACTCGACAAATAA
- a CDS encoding class I SAM-dependent methyltransferase, producing MKNIALKPDATFDELLAAARNKFGAIKFEEVKVGDQIFELAQIADMPAYLDKLVNKARGGKKIDLPLWAKIWPSSLVLGFYALKFKAAEGAKFLEVGTDGGLCGMIAASRGHEVVLADTDDDALLFARLNVSRNKLEDKVGMRKVDFAETDLEEKFNYILGCEILHRDDVAEALPGFIAKHLEESKESEVLLAMDKKRGGKKFFEQTKDSYRLMKQEVPFAGNAGEGKSIVSLVRMGVK from the coding sequence TTGAAAAATATAGCGTTAAAGCCGGATGCAACATTTGATGAGCTGCTTGCAGCGGCCCGTAATAAATTCGGTGCGATCAAGTTTGAAGAAGTTAAAGTTGGTGACCAGATTTTCGAACTGGCCCAGATTGCCGATATGCCTGCTTACCTTGATAAGCTTGTGAATAAAGCCCGTGGCGGCAAGAAGATTGATTTACCTCTTTGGGCGAAAATCTGGCCTTCTTCTCTCGTGCTTGGTTTTTATGCGCTCAAATTTAAGGCTGCCGAAGGTGCAAAGTTCCTTGAAGTAGGTACTGACGGTGGTCTCTGCGGCATGATTGCTGCCAGCCGTGGCCATGAAGTTGTTCTGGCGGATACTGATGACGATGCTTTGCTTTTTGCGCGTCTGAATGTTTCCCGCAACAAGCTTGAAGATAAAGTCGGCATGCGGAAGGTTGACTTTGCTGAGACTGATTTGGAAGAAAAGTTTAATTACATTCTCGGATGTGAAATCCTGCATCGTGATGATGTCGCTGAAGCTCTGCCCGGTTTCATTGCCAAGCATCTTGAAGAATCCAAGGAATCTGAAGTGCTGCTGGCTATGGACAAGAAACGCGGCGGAAAGAAATTTTTCGAACAGACCAAGGATAGTTATCGTCTGATGAAGCAGGAAGTCCCTTTTGCCGGAAATGCAGGAGAAGGAAAGTCAATTGTTTCTTTGGTCAGGATGGGAGTTAAATAA
- the dksA gene encoding RNA polymerase-binding protein DksA: protein MEQKDIEYFRETLNKMLDDILQKGQETIEDMTESGETYADPADRATAESDRAFTLRLRDRERKLIKKIQKAIQRIDDGDFGVCHACGDDISVPRLKARPVTTLCIACKSKQEEEEQNRGD from the coding sequence ATGGAACAGAAAGATATTGAATACTTCCGTGAGACCCTGAACAAGATGCTCGACGACATCCTTCAAAAGGGACAGGAAACCATTGAAGACATGACAGAATCCGGGGAAACTTATGCTGACCCCGCAGACCGCGCAACCGCTGAGTCCGATCGTGCCTTCACTCTCAGACTCAGGGACAGGGAACGCAAACTGATCAAGAAAATCCAAAAGGCCATTCAGCGTATTGATGACGGTGACTTTGGTGTCTGCCACGCCTGTGGAGATGATATCTCAGTACCAAGGCTTAAAGCCCGCCCAGTAACCACCCTCTGTATTGCATGCAAGAGCAAGCAGGAGGAAGAAGAACAGAACCGTGGAGATTAA